A section of the Pseudomonas prosekii genome encodes:
- a CDS encoding GNAT family N-acetyltransferase: MRQIQIQQILHLPVQIAALEREAVAEGFRFLTRLIEEWHSGINRFDAPGECLMAAYQSDNLIGIGGITVDPYAPTETGRLRRLYVAASARRQHVGQLLVATLVERASQQFNVLRLSTDTPEGDAFYLRCGFQRSNEDRATHVMHLR, from the coding sequence ATGCGACAGATTCAGATTCAACAGATCCTGCATCTTCCGGTGCAAATCGCCGCGCTGGAGAGAGAAGCGGTCGCCGAAGGTTTCCGCTTCCTCACTCGCTTGATTGAGGAATGGCATAGCGGAATTAACCGCTTCGATGCGCCGGGTGAGTGCCTGATGGCAGCCTATCAGAGCGATAACCTGATAGGGATTGGTGGCATTACCGTTGACCCCTATGCGCCAACTGAGACCGGCAGGTTGCGCAGGTTGTATGTCGCCGCTTCAGCACGCAGACAGCACGTTGGACAATTGCTGGTAGCCACGCTAGTCGAGCGCGCTAGTCAGCAATTTAATGTGCTACGCCTATCAACCGATACCCCGGAGGGCGACGCATTTTATCTGCGTTGCGGATTTCAACGGTCGAATGAGGACCGTGCTACTCACGTCATGCATCTTCGATGA